The DNA segment TAAAATTATTGATGAATTAAAACAGTATTCAAAATATAAAAATGTTTGGATTCAAGTTGTAAATAAAAATGCTATTCCTGTATACAAATCTTGGACAAAAGAAAAAGTAGATATTTCATTTAGAAAAGATTTACAAAGTACTTTATCGAATCCAAAAGTGTCTACTTCAATAAGCATGGGTATATATAACTTATCATTAAAAGCTAGAACTCCTATATATGGTTATAAAAATGAATTTTTTGGTGTTTTAGAAGTTATTTCACATTTAAATTCTGTTATCGAAGATTTAAAAAAAGATAAAATTGAGTCAATAGTTCTAGTAAATAAAGATGTAAATAAAGTTCTAAAATCACCTATTTCAAATATATTCATAAATGATTATTACGTTCCTCATGAAAATGCAAATAGCTATTTTGTTGAATATTTAAAAAATAATGACGTTGATAAATATTTTAATATGAAAGATTTTATAGTAGAAAACGGCTATTTAATAACAAACTACAATTTATTTAATGAAAAAAATGAAAAAGTTGCTTCAATAATAAATTTTTATGATTTAAAGAATATTGATGATTCACATATTAGTTCTATTAAAACTCAAAATATTTTAATGATAATGATAGTTTTAATAGTTTTATTTTTTATACTTATATTATATCTTTACACAAAATATACAAATAAAATAAAATCTCAAGAACAAAAAAATAGATTAATCTTAGATTCACAATCTAGTATTGTAATTATTACAAACGGAGAAAATATAATTGAATCAAATAAAAAATTAATTGAATTTTTTAACGATTGTAAAAATTTAGAAGATTTCAAAACAAAATATAAATGTATTTGTAAAAAATTTGTAAACATTGAACATGAAAACTATTTAATTGATACTAAATACAATGGTAGAAATTGGGCAGAACATGCTCTTTATAATCAAAATACAGATTTTAAAGTTGCAATTTATGATGCAAACCAAAATTTAAAACATTTTTCTCTTAAAGTTAGCCAATTAAAAGATGATAACTTAATAATTGCCACATTTACTGATATTTCTCAAGAAATTTTAGAAGCAGAAAAAGAAAAAAATCAGCAAAGAGCTATTTTCCAACAAGCTAAGTTAAATGCTATATCAAATACACTAAATAACATTGCTCATCAATGGAGACAACCATTAAGTGTTATAAGTACACTTACAAGTGGTATGAAATTGAAAAAAGATCTAAATATTTTAAGTGATAATGAATTTAAAAAATCATGTGACAAAATAATTTTTAATACAACTAAACTATCAAATACTATTGAAAACTTTACAAACTTTTTCACAAAAGATGATATAAATAAAGTCTCTGTAGTAGAAGCAATAAATCAAATAATAGAATTCTTAGACTCTATTTTTGAAAGAAATCAAATAGTTTGTCACTTTAAACACACAAATGATGTACTTTTAGATTGTGATAGTAATAGCTTTTCTGAAGTTATTTTAAATATTTTTGATAACTCTATCAGTGCATTAATAGAAAATAAAAACATAAACGAAAGATACATTATCATAACTTTAGAAGGAAAAACACTTAGTATAATAGATAGTGGTAATGGTGTTGATGAGACTCTTATTTCAAAAGTTTGCGAACCGTATTTTACAACAAAACATCAAGCATTTGGAATTGGACTAGGTCTTTATGTAGTTGAAGATTTTTTCATAAAAACTTTAAATAAAAAAATCGAATTAAAAAATGAAGATTTTGTATATGAAGATAAAAAACTAAGAGGTTTAAGATTTACTATAGAATTTGATTAAACTTTTATTTTGATAAATTTAGGTAAAATTGCCCATATTTAGAATAAAAGGAATTTAATGCAAGATTTTTCAATTTTTGATTTAATAATTATTGCAATTACATTATTACTTGGACTAAAAGGTCTTTTCAGAGGTTTTATCAAGGAAGTTTTTGGACTTTTAGGTATTGTTGGGGCTATTTTTGTAGCTTCAAGAATATCTAAAGAACTAGGAGATTTAATAGCTCCTATCTTAGTTTTAGAAAATGAAGCAACAATTAAACTAATAGGTTTTATAGTAGCTTTAGTTGTTGTTTGGCTCGTTATTTATAGTGCTGGTGTTGTTGTAAGTAAAATATTTAGTGCTAGTGGTTTAGGTGCAATAGACAGAATTTTTGGATTTATTTTTGGTGCTTTAAAAATATTTTTAATATTTGCTGTTATAGCATATGCGCTTTATCAAGTACAATCGTTTAAAAAAGTTATCGATGAAAAATTTGCAAATTCTATTGTAATGCCTCATTTATTAAGTGTTGGTTCTTTCATTATAAAATTAGACACAACAGCTATTACACAAAATTTAGATAAAGCAGTAGATTCAGTGAAACCAAGTGAGGTTATTGAAAATACTAAGAAAAACATAGAAGAAAATATACAAGAGACTAAAAAAGATATAGAAGAAAATATCAAAGAAGAAGTTACTGAGAATTTAGAAAAAAAATTTAAAGATGTAACAAAAGAGCTTTCAAATAAGCAAGAAGATAAAAAAGAGAATTAATAAAAGGATTTTAAATTGTTTGAAAATAAATATATACAACAAAGAATAGAAAAAGCTGATGCATTAAGAGAGTTAGGAATAAATCCTTATGCAAATGATAGTAAAAGAGAATTAAGTATTCAAGATTATTTAGATAAAAACAGTGATATTTTTAATCTTGAATCAAAAAGAGATGAAAATAGAAATTTTGTTATAGCTGGTAGAATTAAATTCTTTAGACTAATGGGAAAAGCTAGTTTCTTAAAGATTGAAGACCAATCAGGAATGTTACAAGTTTATGTAGCTAGAGATAATTTAGAAGAAAATTTTTACAATGATATTTTCAAAAAATATGTAGAAGTGGGAGACATAGTTGAAGTAAGTGGATATCCATTCGTAACTGGTCAAGGAGAACTTTCACTTCATGTAGATAATTTAAAAATACTTACAAAAGCTATTTCACCACTTCCAGAAAAATATCATGGTATTCAAGATAAAGAGCTAAGATATAGACAAAGATATCTAGATTTAATTATGAATAGTGATGTTAAAAACACTTTTCAAACAAGAAGTAAAGTTATAAGTTTAACTAGAAGATTCTTTGAAGAAAAAGGATTTTTAGAAGTAGAAACTCCTATGATGCATCCAATTGCAGGTGGTGCAAATGCTAAACCTTTCGTTACTCATCATAATGCTTTAGGAATCGATAGATATTTAAGAATAGCACCTGAATTATATTTAAAAAGATTAATTGTAGGTGGATTTGAAGCTGTATTTGAGATAAATAGAAACTTTAGGAATGAAGGTATGGATGCAACTCATAATCCTGAATTTACATCAATTGAGTTTTATTGGGCATATAAAACTTATAAAGATTTAATTAAATTAACAAAAGAGTATTTTGAATACTTATTCAAAAATTTAAACCTTCCTTCAAAACTTCCTTATGGAGATTTTGAAATAGATTTTACAGAGTTTACAGAAATTCCATTAATTGAATCTTTACATAAAATTGGAGGAGTTCCTGCTGATATAGTTGAAGATAAAGATAAAATATTAGAATTCTTAAAATCAAAAAATCTTGAAGCAAATCCTAAATTAAATCTTGGGCAACTTCAAGGAGAACTTTTTGATGAATTTGTTGAAGCTAAGTTAATAAATCCTACATTTATTACAGAGTATCCAGTTGATATATCTCCACTTGCAAGAAGAAGTGATGTAAAATCTCATTTAACAGATAGATTCGAGTTATTTATTGCAGGAAAAGAGATAGCAAACGCATTTAGTGAGCTTAATGATCCACTTGATCAATTAGGAAGATTTGAAGCTCAAATGGCAGCTAAAGATGGTGGTGATGATGAAGCTCATGAGATGGATGAAGATTTTGTAAATGCTTTATCTTATGGTATGGCACCAACAGCAGGACAAGGAATTGGAATTGATAGACTCGTAATGATGCTTACAAATCAACACTCTATTAGAGATGTTTTATTATTTCCTGCAATGAAACCAGTTAAACAAGATTTTGACCTTTTATTAGATGAAAATGAAGAAAAGTAAGGAACAAGAGATGAGATATATAACAGAAGAAAATTTAAAAGTAGCAGACTCAGAGGTATTTGAAATAATTGAGGCTGAATTAAAAAGACAAACAAACCATTTAGAAATGATTGCTAGTGAAAACTTTACTTCACCTGCAGTTATGCAAGCTATGGGTTCAGTATTTACAAACAAATATGCTGAAGGTTATCCATATAAAAGATATTATGGTGGTTGTGAGCAAGCTGACAAAGTAGAACAACTTGCAATTGACAGAGCTTGTAAAATATTTGGTTGTAAATTTGCAAATGTTCAACCTCACAGTGGATCTCAAGCAAATGGTGCAGTTTATGCAGCATTATTAAAAGCTGGTGATAAAATCTTAGGTATGGATTTATCTCATGGTGGACATTTAACTCACGGAAGTAAACCTAGCTTCTCTGGTCAAAACTACTCTGCTTTCTATTATGGTGTTGAACTTGATGGAAGAATTAATTATGATAAAGTAGCTGAAATTGCTAAAATTGTTCAACCAAAAATTATTGTTTGTGGTGCAAGTGCATATGCTAGAGAGATTGATTTTAAAAGATTTAGAGAAATAGCTGATAGTGTAAATGCTATTTTATTTGCTGATATTGCTCACATTGCTGGTCTTGTTGCTGCTGGTGAACATCAATCTCCATTCCCTCATGCTCATGTTGTAACAACAACTACTCATAAGACTTTAAGAGGTCCAAGAGGTGGTATGATTATGACTGATGATGAAGAGATTGCTAAAAAAATTAATAGTGCAATTTTCCCAGGATTACAAGGTGGACCTTTAGTTCATGTAATTGCTGCAAAAGCTGTTGCATTTAAAGAAATTCTTGATCCAAAATGGAAAGATTATGCAAAACAAGTAAAAGCTAATGCAAAAGTATTAGGAGAAGTGCTTGTAAAAAGAGGATATGATATTGTAAGTGGTGGAACAGATAATCACTTAGTACTAGTATCATTCTTAAATAAACCATTTAGTGGTAAAGATGCAGATGCAGCTTTAGGAGATGCAGGAATTACTGTAAATAAAAATACAGTTCCAGGTGAAACAAGAAGCCCATTTGTTACAAGTGGTATTAGAATAGGAAGCCCTGCACTAACTGCAAGAGGAATGAAAGAAAAAGAATTTGAATTTATTGCAAATAAAATTTGTGATGTACTAGACAATATTGAAGATAAAGAGTTACATAAAAAAATCAACAAAGAACTTGAAGAATTAGCAAGCAACTTTGTTATTTACAACAGCTCTACGTATTAAGGTTAAAAAATCAAGGATAATTTATGCAAATAAAAGGTAATGAGTTCTTAAAAAATGTTCAAAAGAAACAAGAAAGAGAAGAGTTAGAAAAAAGATTACAAGAGCTAAAAGCTTCAAATGAAAATAGTTACATTGAAGATGAACCTCAAACTATTAAGCAAAATGTACCTTTCATTCAACCAGAAAGTGTAATAAACCCATATCAAAATAGTTTTGAACAAAATTTACAAAGTAATCCAAATTTAAACTCTCAACATGAACTTGATAACATAATGCTTGGTGCGTCAGCATTTAGCAATGAAGATAATAAGAAAAAATATATTATGCTAGGAGTTGTTTTAGTAGTATTATTTTTACTGACAATTATAATAATTAGATTATTAACTAGTGATTCATCAAGCAAAGAGGACTCTTTTACTTCAAATGGTGCTAAAACTTCTGAATCTAAAAGCTTATCAAATAATAATATAGAAGAAAACTTTCAAAAAATAATTAATGAAAGAGCAAAAAAAGATAATGAACAGATGATTGATCCAAGTAGACTTTCGGCAGAAGAGAGACTAAATAATATTCAAACAACTCAAGAAACTACTCAACAAGTTGAACAAACAAAACAAACAACAACTGAACAAGAATCTATATCAAACGAAACTATAGATAATGCTATGAAAAAAGTTGAAGAACAAAAAGCCGCTAAACAAATGCAAAATGTTCAACAAACAAAATCAGAAATAATTAAAAAAGAGCCTGTTGCTCAGAAAACTGAAACTAAAAAATCTGTAAAAGATTTAGTTGTAGAAAATAGTAGTAATTCTACAAGTAATTCAGCTCCAAGTGATGGTTACTTTGTACAAGTTGGTGCATTTACTAAAAAACCAGCTGATAGTTTTATAAATAAAATTAGAAGCGGTAATTTAAAATATAAAATTTATCAACATGAAGTAAATGGAGTCCTATACAATAAAGTATTAATAGGACCATATCCTACAAAAGATGCAGCTACTAAAAATGTTGGAAATATAAAAACAACTTTAGATGTTGCAAATGCTCATGTAGTTAAATTTTAAGAAAGATAATTTATGAATTTTTATAATAAAACTTTATTTTTAGATCAGTTTACACCTGTATCAATTTATGAAAAAGTAAAGGCTCTTTATCCAAATGAGCTTAGCTTTTTATTTGAAAGTAGCATTAGCTCAAATAATGATGGAAATTTTTCATATATAATTATTGGATCAAGAGAAAGAGTTTGGTATAAAAATAATGAGTGTTTTTTTAAAAATGAAGAAGGCAAAATAGAAAAAATAGATAATAACCCTCTTTTATTTCTAAAAAAATATTATAAAAAATTTGATAAAGAAATTTATAAACAAAAATCTAAAGAATTAGGTATTGGATTAATAGATGGTTTCATTGGAAATGTTGGTTATGATATGGCCAAAGAATTTGAACCTAAATTAAAAAAATCTATGAGTAATTTAGAAGATCAGCTAAATATTCCTGATTTAGATTTAATTAGACCAAAAATAATCTTAGCATTTTCACACAAAACATCAAAATTAGTAATTCTTACTTCTATTGATGAGTTAAAAGATGAACTTGAAGTTATAGAAAATGAACTTTTAAAGCCTTATTCTTATACTCCATTAAAAAAAGCTATTTTAATCGATGATGGAAAATTCAATTATACAAAAGAAGAATTTTTCACAATGGTTGATAAATCTAAAGATATGATAAAAAGTGGAGATGTTTTTCAAATACTTATGTCTAATAGATTTATACAAAATGCCATAGTTGATCATCTAAGTTTTTATAGAGCATTAAGAAGTAAAAATCCAAGTCCATATCTTTTTTTACTACAATTTGAAGATTTTTCAATAGCAGGAAGTTCTCCAGAAGTTATGATTAGACTTATTGATGGTCACTTATTACTACGTCCTATTGCAGGAACAAGAAAAAGAGGAGCTACTTTAGAAAAAGATTTAGCAATGGAAGATGAACTAATAAATGACGCTAAAGAAAGAGCGGAACATTTGATGCTTGTTGATTTAGGACGTAATGATGTAGGTAGAGTTGCAAAAGCTGGAAGTGTTAAAGTAACAGAGCTTATGAAAATTGAAAGATACTCACATGTAATGCATATTGTTAGTGACGTTGAAGCAATTTTAGATGACAAATATGATATGTTTGACCTCTTTATGGCTACATTCACAGCAGGTACCATGACAGGTGCTCCAAAAATAAGAGCAATGGAACTAATTTCAGAATTTGAAAAAATAAAAAGAAATTTTTACTCAGGAAGTATTGCATATTTTGGATTTGATGGAAATATGGATAGTGCAATAACTATTAGAACTTCTCTTCTTACAAAAGATAAAATTATTTTCCAAGCAGGTGCTGGCGTTGTTGCTGATTCAAAACATGAAGATGAATTTTTAGAAGTTCACAATAAATTAGCTGCAAATATAGCTACTTTAAAAGATTTAGTATAAAGGAAAATTATGCTTTTAGGTGTAAACATAGACCATATTGCAACTCTAAGAGAAGCTAGAAAAATAAACGATCCAAATCCACTTGATGCTGTTAGTATTTGTAAATTAGCAGGTGCAGATCAAATTACTATTCATTTAAGAGAGGATAGAAGACATATTCATGATATTGATGCAAAAGCTATAATAGAACAATCTGCACTTCCAATAAATCTTGAATGTTCAATAAATAATGATATTATTGATATTGTATGTAAACTAAAACCATTTAGAGCAACTTTGGTACCTGAAAATAGAAATGAAGTAACAACAGAAGGTGGTTTAGATTTAGAAAGCAATTTCAATAAAATTGATGCAGCTATACAAAAATTAAAAGAAAATGAAATTGAAGTTTCACTTTTTATTGATCCAAATAATAAATCAATCGAATTGGCAAATATGTTAGAAGCTACTTGGGTAGAGTTACATACTGGTTCTTATGCAAATATTTTTGCAATGTTATATACAAACTTGAAGCATACTCAGCATTCAATAAAAGAGCTAGAATTGAGTCAAGACGAGCTTATAAATAAATTAAATAAAAGCTTAGAAGATATTAAAACTGCTTCAAACTTTGCTTCAAATTTAGGTTTAAAAATTGCTGCTGGACATGGATTAAACTATCAAAATGTAAAAAATATTTGTAATATAAAAGAAATATCTGAATTAAATATAGGCCAAAGTATAGTTGCTAGGTCAGTTTTTACTGGATTACATGAAGCAATTACAGAAATGAAGAAAATAGTAAATGGATAATTTAAAAAAAATTGCTATTAGCATTGGAGATTTAAATGGTATTGGCGTTGAAATAGCTTTAAAATGTCATGATGAGATTTCAAAAATATGTCAACCAATTTATTGTATAAACAGTAAAATGCTATCTCAAGCTTCAAAATTGTTAAAATTAGATATTCCCGAAGGATTTAAACTTTTTGAAACAAAAGGTGAATTTGAAATAAAGCCAGGAAGTGTTTCAAAAAAATCTGGTAAATATTCATACAACTCTTTTTTAGATGCTATAAATTTAGCAAATAAAAAAAAGGTAGATGCAATTTGCACTCTTCCTATAAATAAAGAAGCTTGGAATAAAGCAGATATAAGATACAAAGGACACACTGAAGTATTAAGAGATTATTTTGGTAAACATGCAATTATGATGTTAGGTTGTGAAAAAATGTTTGTAGCTCTTTTTACAGAGCACATAGCTCTTAAAAAAGTAGCAAAAAAAATAAATGATAATGATTTAACAAATTTTTTAATAGATTTTTATAAAAATGTAAAATCTGAAAATATAGGTGTTTTAGGACTAAATCCTCATGCTAGTGACAATGGTGTATTAGGAGATGAAGAAATAGAAATTTTTAAAGCAATAAAAAAAGCTAACAAATATTTTGGTAAAAATATATTTAAAGGACCTTTAGTTCCTGATACTGCATTTTCTCCTCTTTCAAGAAAAAATTTCAATTACTTTGTTGCAATGTATCATGACCAAGGATTAGCTCCATTAAAAGCTTTATATTTTGATGAAAGTATAAATGTGAGCCTAAATCTTCCAATAATAAGAACTAGTGTAGATCATGGAACAGCATTTAATATTGCTTACAAAAATGAAAATATAAATACTCAAAGTTATTTAAATGCCATAAAAGAGGCAATAAATTTAAGTAACAAATGAAGCTACTTGAAGAAAATTATCAAATAAATTTCTCTAAAATTAATTTTTTAGAGAGAAAAATAAAAATTATTAATTCAAAAACAATAATATGTGGTCCCTCAAAAGTTGGAAAATCATATTTGGTATATGACTTTCTTAGTAACTTCAAAAATGAAGATTATTTATATATAGATTTTTTTGATTTAAGAAATAAAAATATAACTAATGAACTGCAATTTTTAGATGAATTCATTAAAGAAAAAAATGTTGAAGTACTAATTTTAGAAAATTTTGACCATCAATGTAAAATTCCAGATTGTACAAATATAATATTAACTTCACAGAAAAATATAATTTATGAAAATTTTGAAAAAATAAATTTATATGCTTTAGACTTTGAAGAATATTTACTTTTTGATTCAAAACACCAAAATATTACTCAAAGTTTTAATAGTTTTCTAAAATATGGAAACTTAGCTCTTTCTATAACAACTGAAGAGCATAAAAAATTATCAAAACTTCAAGAAATAATTAAATTAAATTC comes from the Aliarcobacter cibarius genome and includes:
- the lysS gene encoding lysine--tRNA ligase, whose product is MFENKYIQQRIEKADALRELGINPYANDSKRELSIQDYLDKNSDIFNLESKRDENRNFVIAGRIKFFRLMGKASFLKIEDQSGMLQVYVARDNLEENFYNDIFKKYVEVGDIVEVSGYPFVTGQGELSLHVDNLKILTKAISPLPEKYHGIQDKELRYRQRYLDLIMNSDVKNTFQTRSKVISLTRRFFEEKGFLEVETPMMHPIAGGANAKPFVTHHNALGIDRYLRIAPELYLKRLIVGGFEAVFEINRNFRNEGMDATHNPEFTSIEFYWAYKTYKDLIKLTKEYFEYLFKNLNLPSKLPYGDFEIDFTEFTEIPLIESLHKIGGVPADIVEDKDKILEFLKSKNLEANPKLNLGQLQGELFDEFVEAKLINPTFITEYPVDISPLARRSDVKSHLTDRFELFIAGKEIANAFSELNDPLDQLGRFEAQMAAKDGGDDEAHEMDEDFVNALSYGMAPTAGQGIGIDRLVMMLTNQHSIRDVLLFPAMKPVKQDFDLLLDENEEK
- a CDS encoding sensor histidine kinase encodes the protein MATRKNFLFIIFIFFLLCLFVIYVSYSYILKKQDELFYNLYLNTNDKIIDTTKNSIDDKKHTTLAIALSLSKNENLYKYLENEEYEKLDFNKIIDELKQYSKYKNVWIQVVNKNAIPVYKSWTKEKVDISFRKDLQSTLSNPKVSTSISMGIYNLSLKARTPIYGYKNEFFGVLEVISHLNSVIEDLKKDKIESIVLVNKDVNKVLKSPISNIFINDYYVPHENANSYFVEYLKNNDVDKYFNMKDFIVENGYLITNYNLFNEKNEKVASIINFYDLKNIDDSHISSIKTQNILMIMIVLIVLFFILILYLYTKYTNKIKSQEQKNRLILDSQSSIVIITNGENIIESNKKLIEFFNDCKNLEDFKTKYKCICKKFVNIEHENYLIDTKYNGRNWAEHALYNQNTDFKVAIYDANQNLKHFSLKVSQLKDDNLIIATFTDISQEILEAEKEKNQQRAIFQQAKLNAISNTLNNIAHQWRQPLSVISTLTSGMKLKKDLNILSDNEFKKSCDKIIFNTTKLSNTIENFTNFFTKDDINKVSVVEAINQIIEFLDSIFERNQIVCHFKHTNDVLLDCDSNSFSEVILNIFDNSISALIENKNINERYIIITLEGKTLSIIDSGNGVDETLISKVCEPYFTTKHQAFGIGLGLYVVEDFFIKTLNKKIELKNEDFVYEDKKLRGLRFTIEFD
- a CDS encoding CvpA family protein, with product MQDFSIFDLIIIAITLLLGLKGLFRGFIKEVFGLLGIVGAIFVASRISKELGDLIAPILVLENEATIKLIGFIVALVVVWLVIYSAGVVVSKIFSASGLGAIDRIFGFIFGALKIFLIFAVIAYALYQVQSFKKVIDEKFANSIVMPHLLSVGSFIIKLDTTAITQNLDKAVDSVKPSEVIENTKKNIEENIQETKKDIEENIKEEVTENLEKKFKDVTKELSNKQEDKKEN
- a CDS encoding anthranilate synthase component I family protein translates to MNFYNKTLFLDQFTPVSIYEKVKALYPNELSFLFESSISSNNDGNFSYIIIGSRERVWYKNNECFFKNEEGKIEKIDNNPLLFLKKYYKKFDKEIYKQKSKELGIGLIDGFIGNVGYDMAKEFEPKLKKSMSNLEDQLNIPDLDLIRPKIILAFSHKTSKLVILTSIDELKDELEVIENELLKPYSYTPLKKAILIDDGKFNYTKEEFFTMVDKSKDMIKSGDVFQILMSNRFIQNAIVDHLSFYRALRSKNPSPYLFLLQFEDFSIAGSSPEVMIRLIDGHLLLRPIAGTRKRGATLEKDLAMEDELINDAKERAEHLMLVDLGRNDVGRVAKAGSVKVTELMKIERYSHVMHIVSDVEAILDDKYDMFDLFMATFTAGTMTGAPKIRAMELISEFEKIKRNFYSGSIAYFGFDGNMDSAITIRTSLLTKDKIIFQAGAGVVADSKHEDEFLEVHNKLAANIATLKDLV
- the pdxA gene encoding 4-hydroxythreonine-4-phosphate dehydrogenase, whose protein sequence is MDNLKKIAISIGDLNGIGVEIALKCHDEISKICQPIYCINSKMLSQASKLLKLDIPEGFKLFETKGEFEIKPGSVSKKSGKYSYNSFLDAINLANKKKVDAICTLPINKEAWNKADIRYKGHTEVLRDYFGKHAIMMLGCEKMFVALFTEHIALKKVAKKINDNDLTNFLIDFYKNVKSENIGVLGLNPHASDNGVLGDEEIEIFKAIKKANKYFGKNIFKGPLVPDTAFSPLSRKNFNYFVAMYHDQGLAPLKALYFDESINVSLNLPIIRTSVDHGTAFNIAYKNENINTQSYLNAIKEAINLSNK
- a CDS encoding serine hydroxymethyltransferase, which encodes MRYITEENLKVADSEVFEIIEAELKRQTNHLEMIASENFTSPAVMQAMGSVFTNKYAEGYPYKRYYGGCEQADKVEQLAIDRACKIFGCKFANVQPHSGSQANGAVYAALLKAGDKILGMDLSHGGHLTHGSKPSFSGQNYSAFYYGVELDGRINYDKVAEIAKIVQPKIIVCGASAYAREIDFKRFREIADSVNAILFADIAHIAGLVAAGEHQSPFPHAHVVTTTTHKTLRGPRGGMIMTDDEEIAKKINSAIFPGLQGGPLVHVIAAKAVAFKEILDPKWKDYAKQVKANAKVLGEVLVKRGYDIVSGGTDNHLVLVSFLNKPFSGKDADAALGDAGITVNKNTVPGETRSPFVTSGIRIGSPALTARGMKEKEFEFIANKICDVLDNIEDKELHKKINKELEELASNFVIYNSSTY
- a CDS encoding pyridoxine 5'-phosphate synthase is translated as MLLGVNIDHIATLREARKINDPNPLDAVSICKLAGADQITIHLREDRRHIHDIDAKAIIEQSALPINLECSINNDIIDIVCKLKPFRATLVPENRNEVTTEGGLDLESNFNKIDAAIQKLKENEIEVSLFIDPNNKSIELANMLEATWVELHTGSYANIFAMLYTNLKHTQHSIKELELSQDELINKLNKSLEDIKTASNFASNLGLKIAAGHGLNYQNVKNICNIKEISELNIGQSIVARSVFTGLHEAITEMKKIVNG
- a CDS encoding SPOR domain-containing protein: MQIKGNEFLKNVQKKQEREELEKRLQELKASNENSYIEDEPQTIKQNVPFIQPESVINPYQNSFEQNLQSNPNLNSQHELDNIMLGASAFSNEDNKKKYIMLGVVLVVLFLLTIIIIRLLTSDSSSKEDSFTSNGAKTSESKSLSNNNIEENFQKIINERAKKDNEQMIDPSRLSAEERLNNIQTTQETTQQVEQTKQTTTEQESISNETIDNAMKKVEEQKAAKQMQNVQQTKSEIIKKEPVAQKTETKKSVKDLVVENSSNSTSNSAPSDGYFVQVGAFTKKPADSFINKIRSGNLKYKIYQHEVNGVLYNKVLIGPYPTKDAATKNVGNIKTTLDVANAHVVKF